A stretch of the Paramormyrops kingsleyae isolate MSU_618 chromosome 16, PKINGS_0.4, whole genome shotgun sequence genome encodes the following:
- the dytn gene encoding dystrotelin: MMEMKTTGNLGDVQPAVYRAAFKIRSLQKLCQTHAVRMRSLRPAMQSLGRAVAPGDIVTKGDVESCLQRLFDCVDQELPGQARPGAAEHTVRLLFKLFDSREQTGTVFLHAVEAVMIALSGDILSAKHAALFELAVRCSEVPGQRRGVMTQSGLGVVLYDLSQVPGAVQESRVFGHVESAVTSCFHRVFSAGASETQFSLWLRSEPRLLLWLSALDRISFGEAITHPVRCHVCKASPVVGLRYRCLQCLNLHLCQTCFVSQRGTSKHRPFHAVQVHSTQPTLKEALFSLVHRVQHKLKRRRPARMEVESSTLTGAQLRAHASTLQAGGAGEEQRSESESRDSHPTMESKAMQTDPVPVLPSQGKASLVRQDLNHMRGLLQDPQREQRRARSFVCSLSSWQVEPGSALHMQLIRQLEKQLKVGRACVQAENSWLKEKCSQLEATTEILAQHNQNLQEELHQVRQVLDTLTRDEKKCVRENKHWKPEEKTDQTSPREEGGRSTPEGSQQPPEMTLAHGPGKGPGCTTYMERLQLEAQQGHELQQETGDRGGSTNRSLGSVELEEQLFDVVQHLKQTLSQDPETAPASDSGGDLLQAAEMVGNSISRLVNTISPTAPVHWPITGTSALHFRPDL; this comes from the exons atgatggaaatgaaaacaaCTG GGAACCTCGGCGATGTTCAGCCGGCTGTGTACCGCGCAGCATTTAAGATACGCTCGCTGCAGAAACTTTGTCAAA CGCACGCGGTCAGGATGCGATCCCTTCGTCCGGCTATGCAGTCTCTGGGGCGGGCTGTGGCTCCAGGGGATATTGTAACCAAGGGGGACGTGGAAAGCTGTCTTCAGAGGCTCTTCGACTGCGTGGATCAGGAGCTGCCAGGCCAAGCAAGACCAGGAGCCGCGGAGCACACCGTTAGACTGTTGTTCAAGCTGTTTGATAG CAGGGAGCAGACCGGGACAGTCTTCCTGCACGCTGTGGAGGCGGTGATGATAGCCCTCTCAGGGGACATACTGTCAGCCAAGCATGCAG CCCTGTTCGAGCTGGCGGTGCGATGCAGCGAGGTGCCTGGGCAGCGCAGAGGAGTGATGACCCAGAGTGGCCTGGGGGTGGTGCTGTACGACCTTAGCCAG GTCCCAGGAGCCGTGCAGGAGAGCCGTGTGTTTGGCCACGTGGAGAGTGCGGTGACATCCTGCTTCCACAGG GTGTTCAGTGCCGGGGCATCGGAGACACAGTTCAGCCTCTGGCTGCGGTCAGAGCCCCGCCTCCTACTGTGGCTGTCGGCGCTGGACAGGATCTCCTTTGGCGAGGCCATTACCCACCCGGTGCGCTGCCATGTGTGCAAAGCATCACCCGTTGTGGGCCTCAG GTACCGCTGTCTCCAGTGCCTGAACCTCCATCTCTGCCAGACATGCTTTGTGTCTCAGAGAGGCACCAGCAAGCACAGACCCTTCCATGCGGTGCAGGTGCACAGCACTCAg CCGACCCTGAAGGAGGCGCTGTTCTCACTGGTGCACCGCGTACAACACAAGCTAAAGAGGAGGCGTCCGGCCAGGATGGAGGTGGAAAGCAGCACCCTTACTGGGGCCCAGTTAAG AGCTCATGCATCGACTCTACAGGCGggaggtgctggtgaagagCAAAGGTCAGAATCCGAATCAAGAGATTCGCATCCCACCATGGAGTCGAAGGCCATGCAGACAGACCCAGTCCCAGTTCTGCCGTCCCAG GGAAAGGCATCACTTGTCAGGCAAGACCTGAACCACATGCGGGGACTCCTTCAGGACCCACAGAGGGAGCAGCGACGAGCTCGCTCGTTCGTCTGCAGCCTCAGCAGCTGGCAGGTTGAGCCGGGCTCAGCGTTACATATGCAGCTTATCAGGCAGCTAGAGAAGCAGCTTAAGGTCGGGAGAGCCTGCGTCCAGGCGGAGAACAGCTGGCTGAAGGAGAAGTGCAGCCAACTTGAGGCCACCACGGAGATCCTAGCCCAGCACAACCAGAACCTGCAAGAGGAACTGCACCAAGTTCGGCAAGTGCTGGAC ACTCTGACCAGAGATGAGAAGAAATGTGTCAGAGAAAACAAGCACTGGAAGCCAGAGGAGAAAACAGACCAGACTAGCCCACGGGAGGAGGGTGGTAGATCCACCCCTGAAGGCTCTCAGCAGCCCCCTGAAATGACTCTTGCTCACGGGCCCGGGAAAGGGCCAGGATGCACCACCTACATGGAGAGGCTGCAGCTGGAAGCTCAGCAAGGCCACGAGCTCCAGCAGGAAACAGGAGACAGGGGAGGAAGCACAAACCGGTCCCTCGGTTCTGTGGAACTGGAGGAGCAGTTGTTTGACGTGGTACAGCACCTAAAGCAAACACTTTCTCAGGACCCAGAAACAG CACCAGCCTCTGACTCCGGAGGGGACCTGCTGCAGGCAGCTGAGATGGTCGGGAACTCCATCTCCAGGCTCGTGAACACGATCAGCCCGACGGCTCCCGTCCACTGGCCAATCACTGGAACATCAGCCCTTCATTTCAGACCAGATCTCTGA
- the LOC111852222 gene encoding protein FAM237A gives MNSNGLIVRLARVLLLCCACVVLLHAQGLGPAQVDPLTLSQVDPQCWDSSSLLLLELRSPRIADSVPAFWDLMLFLKSSENLKHGALFWDLARLFWDIYVDCVLSRTHGLGRRRLATPSSPATPADSWYHSLKH, from the coding sequence ATGAACAGTAATGGATTGATTGTGCGCTTGGCCAGGGTGCTACTCCTGTGCTGTGCGTGTGTGGTCCTGCTGCACGCCCAGGGTTTGGGTCCAGCCCAGGTGGACCCTCTGACGCTCAGCCAGGTGGACCCGCAGTGCTGGGATTCCTCCTCCTTACTGCTTCTGGAGCTGCGCTCGCCGCGGATCGCCGACAGCGTCCCTGCCTTCTGGGACCTCATGCTCTTCCTGAAGTCCTCGGAAAACCTGAAGCACGGGGCGCTCTTCTGGGACCTGGCCAGGCTCTTCTGGGACATCTACGTGGACTGCGTCCTGTCACGGACCCACGGACTCGGTCGGCGCCGGCTGGCCACGCCCAGCTCTCCTGCCACTCCGGCTGACAGCTGGTACCACTCTCTCAAGCACTGA